One genomic window of Sphingopyxis sp. OPL5 includes the following:
- the ssb gene encoding single-stranded DNA-binding protein, producing MAGSVNKVILIGNLGADPEIKSFQNGGKIANIRIATSENWKDRMTGERKERTEWHNVVINGEGLVGVVERYLKKGSKVYIEGSLRTRKWQDRDGNDKYTTEVVIAGIGGALTMLDGAPGGGGGGGGASRGGGDWGGDSGGSSGGGWNQGGGGSSGGSAGGGGGFGGGSGGGGGRPPFDDDLDDDVPF from the coding sequence ATGGCTGGCAGCGTCAACAAGGTAATTTTGATCGGCAACCTCGGCGCCGATCCCGAAATCAAGTCGTTCCAGAACGGCGGCAAGATCGCCAATATCCGCATCGCGACGTCGGAAAACTGGAAGGACCGGATGACCGGCGAGCGCAAGGAGCGCACCGAATGGCACAATGTCGTGATCAACGGCGAGGGGCTGGTCGGGGTGGTCGAGCGCTACCTGAAAAAGGGTTCGAAGGTTTATATCGAAGGGTCCTTGCGCACCCGCAAATGGCAGGACCGCGACGGTAACGACAAATATACGACCGAAGTCGTGATCGCCGGCATCGGCGGCGCGCTGACGATGCTCGACGGTGCGCCCGGCGGCGGCGGTGGCGGCGGCGGAGCCTCGCGCGGCGGCGGCGACTGGGGCGGCGATTCGGGCGGAAGCTCGGGCGGCGGCTGGAACCAGGGCGGCGGCGGATCGTCCGGCGGCAGCGCGGGCGGCGGTGGCGGCTTTGGCGGTGGTTCGGGCGGTGGCGGCGGACGCCCGCCGTTCGACGACGATCTGGACGACGACGTCCCCTTCTGA
- a CDS encoding aminopeptidase P family protein: protein MSSPVHAERLARVRAELAARGLDGFVVPISDEHMSEYVGAYAQRMAWLTGFGGSAGTAAVLPARAAVFIDGRYTVQVRDQVDGALFDYVGVPASSVAEWLGANVSAGQKIAYDPWLHGIDWANATAKALAAKGVELVAVASNPIDAVWDDQPAPSDAVVAVHDVKLAGQSAIDKRSGIADWLKDKGLDTGVMTALDSIAWTFNIRGQDVSHTPVGLAFALLHADATADLFIAPEKITDAVRAHLGNSVRIHDRDAFEAALAGLKDRKVAVDPGSAVAAIFTALEKAGAKIARHRDPAVLPKAIKNEVELNGTRAAHVRDGVAVARFLQWMEDVAPQGGLDELGAAAKLRDFREAGGGLVDLSFDTISAAGPNGALPHYKVDETTNRRIETGTLYLVDSGGQYADGTTDITRTIAIGPPTAEMRRRFTQVLKGHIALAMARFPTGTRGSQLDILARQYLWADGVDYAHGTGHGVGTYLAVHEGPQRIAKPSGGQAGTEEPLHAGMILSNEPGYYKAGHFGIRIENLVIVVPQRIDGAEEDMLGFETITFAPIAQNLVETALLSPAEADWLDAYHAEVFEKLAPGMDDSDRAWLESACAPLDRAPAALAA, encoded by the coding sequence ATGTCCAGCCCCGTCCATGCAGAGCGACTCGCCCGCGTCCGCGCCGAACTTGCCGCGCGCGGTCTCGACGGCTTTGTCGTGCCGATCAGCGACGAGCATATGAGCGAATATGTCGGCGCCTATGCCCAGCGCATGGCCTGGCTCACCGGCTTCGGCGGTTCGGCCGGGACCGCGGCGGTGCTGCCCGCCAGGGCCGCGGTGTTCATCGACGGGCGCTACACCGTGCAGGTGCGCGACCAGGTCGACGGCGCCTTGTTCGACTATGTCGGCGTGCCGGCATCGAGCGTCGCCGAATGGCTCGGCGCGAACGTCAGCGCGGGGCAGAAGATCGCTTATGATCCGTGGCTCCACGGCATCGACTGGGCCAATGCGACGGCGAAGGCGCTGGCCGCCAAGGGTGTCGAACTGGTCGCGGTCGCGTCGAACCCGATCGATGCGGTGTGGGACGACCAGCCCGCGCCGAGCGATGCCGTCGTCGCGGTGCACGACGTCAAGCTCGCGGGGCAGAGCGCGATCGACAAGCGCTCGGGCATAGCCGACTGGCTGAAGGACAAGGGCCTCGACACCGGCGTGATGACCGCGCTGGATTCGATCGCCTGGACCTTCAATATTCGTGGGCAGGACGTCAGCCACACGCCGGTCGGCCTCGCCTTCGCGCTGCTTCATGCCGACGCGACCGCCGACCTGTTCATCGCGCCCGAAAAGATCACCGACGCGGTGCGCGCGCATCTCGGCAACAGCGTGCGTATCCACGACCGCGACGCGTTCGAGGCGGCGCTTGCCGGTCTCAAGGACAGGAAGGTCGCGGTCGATCCCGGATCGGCGGTCGCGGCAATCTTCACCGCGCTCGAAAAGGCGGGGGCAAAGATCGCGCGCCACCGCGACCCCGCGGTGCTGCCCAAGGCGATCAAGAATGAGGTCGAATTGAACGGCACCCGCGCCGCGCATGTCCGCGACGGCGTCGCGGTCGCGCGCTTCCTGCAATGGATGGAAGATGTCGCGCCGCAGGGCGGCCTCGACGAACTCGGCGCCGCGGCGAAGCTGCGCGACTTCCGCGAGGCCGGCGGGGGTCTCGTCGACCTGAGCTTCGACACCATCTCGGCGGCCGGCCCCAATGGCGCGCTGCCGCATTACAAGGTCGACGAAACCACCAATCGCCGAATCGAGACCGGCACGCTCTACCTGGTCGATTCGGGCGGCCAATATGCCGACGGCACCACCGACATCACGCGCACGATCGCGATCGGCCCGCCGACCGCCGAAATGCGCCGCCGCTTCACCCAGGTGCTCAAGGGTCATATCGCGCTCGCCATGGCGCGTTTCCCGACGGGCACGCGTGGCAGCCAGCTCGACATCCTCGCGCGGCAGTATCTGTGGGCCGACGGGGTCGATTATGCGCATGGTACCGGGCACGGCGTCGGCACCTATCTCGCGGTCCACGAAGGCCCGCAGCGGATCGCCAAGCCGTCGGGCGGGCAGGCGGGGACCGAGGAACCCTTGCACGCCGGCATGATCCTCTCGAACGAGCCCGGCTATTACAAGGCCGGGCATTTCGGCATCCGCATCGAAAATCTGGTCATCGTCGTGCCGCAGCGCATCGACGGCGCCGAAGAGGATATGCTGGGGTTCGAGACGATCACCTTTGCGCCGATCGCGCAGAACCTCGTCGAAACCGCGCTGCTGTCGCCGGCCGAGGCCGACTGGCTCGATGCCTATCATGCCGAGGTGTTCGAAAAGCTCGCGCCGGGCATGGACGATAGCGACCGGGCCTGGCTCGAATCGGCGTGCGCGCCGCTCGACCGCGCCCCCGCTGCGCTTGCCGCCTGA
- a CDS encoding ferrous iron transporter B — protein MTGPIPTIALVGNPNAGKSSLFNALTGARQKIANYPGVTVERKAGHASFADGRPLSLIDLPGSYSLSPASPDEAVTRDVILGRQDGERQPDALIVVLDAANLDNHLCFALELIALGLPTVVALNMLDLATRDGLTLDPERLARELGVPVVPTVAVRKRGMADLLTAVDETIRAAGPVAPISRVPTPSDAALHSRARAISRAATLSETPVRRWTARVDAVVLHPVAGFAILLALMFIMFQAVYAAAEAPADFLEGGIGVLQQWVVATFPENFLRDLVVEGLLAGVGAVIVFLPQILILFLFILLLEASGYMTRAAFLMDGLMAKVGLSGRGFIPLLSSFACAVPGIMATRAIPDEKDRLTTILIAPLMTCSARLPVYALIIAAFIPNRTIGGSPVGLQGLVLFGLYLSGILGALVVAYVLRRTVAKGRPAGFMMEMPRYQMPQWRDVALGLWQRAWIFLRRAGTIIAMTTVILWLLLTFPKAPVGESQVEYSVAGRIASGLEVVVAPIGFNHDIALALIPAMAAREVAVSAMATANAIDANGDEDAMAETLGERLQGKWSLATALAFLAWFVFAPQCISTIAITRRETNGWKWPMFMVGYLFLLAYAAAGITYWTAVAFGLG, from the coding sequence ATGACCGGCCCGATCCCCACCATCGCGCTGGTCGGCAATCCCAATGCCGGAAAATCGAGCCTGTTCAACGCGCTGACCGGCGCGCGGCAGAAGATCGCCAATTATCCGGGGGTTACCGTCGAGCGCAAGGCAGGCCATGCGAGCTTCGCCGACGGCCGGCCGCTATCGCTGATCGACCTGCCCGGCAGTTACAGCCTGTCCCCCGCGAGCCCCGACGAAGCGGTGACGCGCGACGTGATCCTTGGGCGTCAGGATGGCGAGCGCCAGCCCGATGCGCTGATCGTCGTGCTCGACGCCGCGAACCTAGACAATCATCTCTGCTTCGCGCTCGAACTGATCGCGCTCGGCCTGCCGACAGTGGTCGCGCTCAACATGCTCGACCTTGCGACACGCGACGGCCTCACCCTCGACCCCGAACGATTGGCACGGGAACTGGGCGTGCCGGTGGTCCCGACGGTCGCGGTGCGCAAGCGCGGCATGGCCGATTTGCTCACCGCAGTCGACGAAACGATCCGGGCAGCGGGCCCGGTCGCGCCGATCTCTCGGGTCCCGACTCCAAGCGATGCCGCGTTGCACAGTCGCGCGCGCGCGATTTCGCGCGCCGCGACCCTGTCCGAAACCCCGGTGCGTCGCTGGACCGCACGCGTCGACGCGGTGGTGCTGCATCCGGTGGCAGGCTTCGCCATCCTGCTCGCGCTGATGTTCATCATGTTCCAGGCGGTCTATGCCGCCGCCGAGGCACCCGCCGACTTCCTCGAAGGCGGGATCGGCGTGCTTCAGCAATGGGTGGTCGCGACCTTCCCCGAAAACTTCCTGCGCGACCTGGTCGTCGAGGGACTGCTTGCCGGCGTCGGCGCGGTCATCGTCTTCCTGCCGCAGATCCTGATCCTGTTCCTGTTCATCCTGCTGCTCGAAGCGTCGGGCTATATGACCCGCGCCGCCTTTCTGATGGACGGGTTGATGGCCAAGGTCGGATTGTCGGGGCGCGGCTTCATTCCGCTGCTGTCGAGCTTCGCTTGTGCGGTACCCGGCATCATGGCGACGCGCGCGATCCCCGACGAGAAGGACCGGCTGACGACGATATTGATCGCGCCGCTGATGACCTGTTCGGCGCGCCTTCCCGTCTATGCGTTGATCATCGCCGCCTTCATCCCCAACCGCACGATCGGCGGCTCGCCGGTGGGGCTTCAGGGGCTGGTGCTCTTCGGCCTCTATCTGTCGGGAATCCTCGGCGCCCTCGTCGTCGCCTATGTCCTGCGGCGTACTGTCGCAAAAGGTCGCCCGGCGGGCTTCATGATGGAAATGCCGCGATACCAGATGCCGCAGTGGCGCGACGTCGCGCTCGGCCTGTGGCAGCGCGCGTGGATCTTCCTGCGCCGCGCCGGCACGATCATCGCGATGACCACCGTCATCCTGTGGCTGCTGCTGACCTTCCCCAAGGCGCCGGTGGGCGAGAGCCAGGTCGAATATAGCGTCGCCGGCCGCATCGCGAGCGGCCTCGAGGTCGTCGTCGCGCCGATCGGGTTCAACCACGACATCGCGCTGGCGCTGATCCCCGCGATGGCGGCGCGCGAGGTCGCGGTGTCGGCGATGGCGACCGCCAATGCGATCGACGCCAATGGCGACGAGGATGCGATGGCCGAGACGCTGGGCGAACGATTGCAGGGCAAGTGGAGCCTCGCCACCGCGCTCGCTTTCCTCGCCTGGTTCGTGTTCGCACCGCAGTGCATTTCGACCATCGCGATCACCCGGCGCGAGACCAACGGGTGGAAATGGCCCATGTTCATGGTTGGCTATTTGTTCCTGCTGGCCTATGCCGCTGCCGGAATCACTTACTGGACAGCCGTCGCCTTTGGACTAGGCTGA
- a CDS encoding MmcB family DNA repair protein, translating into MASDLLIAADVARGVCRLFAQQGLVAIPEVPLPNGRRTDLTAIDARGRITIVEIKVSRADLHGDGKWPDYCDWCDRFYWALAAGLDPAILDTPDYRPATSGLIVADRYGAAVVREAVGCDLAPARRKAELLRIGRLAMRRSMIASDPELAAGWGEG; encoded by the coding sequence GTGGCGAGTGACCTGCTGATCGCCGCCGATGTCGCGCGCGGCGTATGCCGGTTGTTCGCGCAGCAGGGACTCGTCGCGATCCCCGAAGTGCCGCTGCCCAACGGGCGGCGCACCGATCTGACCGCGATCGACGCCAGGGGCCGGATCACCATCGTTGAGATCAAGGTCAGCCGCGCCGACCTGCATGGCGACGGCAAATGGCCCGACTATTGCGACTGGTGCGACCGCTTTTACTGGGCGCTGGCGGCGGGGCTCGACCCCGCGATCCTCGACACCCCCGACTATCGCCCCGCGACGTCGGGGCTGATCGTCGCCGACCGTTATGGCGCGGCGGTGGTGCGCGAGGCGGTCGGCTGCGACCTCGCCCCCGCGCGACGCAAGGCCGAACTGCTGCGCATCGGACGGCTGGCGATGCGGCGGTCGATGATCGCCAGCGATCCCGAACTCGCGGCGGGTTGGGGCGAGGGCTAG
- a CDS encoding COQ9 family protein — protein sequence MAMASILPDDPTLEEIRAALAPLIAQSAAFDGFGDAALVDAASRVRIDIDVARLAFPGGGRDMVDAWFADIDARMAAKWPAETLAALKIRERITTLVETRIDLLAPNREALRRALALLALPTNVPFAAKLGWRAADLMWRLAGDTATDYNHYSKRAILGSVYGATMAVFLNDESDGHADTRAFLSRRIDQVMRFEGWKHRRAASKIERPSLARFVGRLRYPGR from the coding sequence ATGGCCATGGCCTCGATCCTGCCCGACGACCCCACCCTCGAAGAGATTCGCGCCGCGCTGGCGCCGCTGATCGCGCAGAGCGCCGCCTTCGACGGGTTCGGCGATGCGGCGCTCGTCGACGCCGCATCGCGCGTGCGCATCGATATCGACGTCGCGCGACTCGCCTTTCCGGGCGGCGGGCGCGACATGGTCGACGCCTGGTTCGCCGATATCGACGCGCGGATGGCGGCAAAATGGCCCGCCGAGACCCTCGCGGCGCTGAAGATTCGCGAGCGGATCACCACCCTGGTCGAAACGCGGATCGACCTGCTCGCGCCGAATCGCGAAGCGCTGCGCCGCGCGCTGGCGCTGCTCGCGCTGCCGACCAATGTGCCGTTCGCGGCCAAGCTCGGCTGGCGCGCCGCCGACCTGATGTGGCGGCTCGCGGGCGATACCGCGACCGATTATAATCACTACAGCAAGCGTGCGATCCTCGGCAGCGTCTATGGCGCGACGATGGCGGTGTTCCTGAACGACGAGAGCGACGGCCACGCCGACACCCGCGCTTTCCTGTCGCGGCGGATCGACCAGGTGATGCGCTTCGAAGGCTGGAAGCACCGCCGCGCCGCGAGCAAGATCGAACGCCCCAGCCTGGCGCGCTTTGTCGGGCGGCTGCGCTATCCGGGGCGATAA
- a CDS encoding ferrous iron transport protein A: protein MTALLDSAPLGVAVRIAGIDWTAMSEDEGRRLREFGLMEGVEVTPLHRGSLFSRDPLALSVGRMRVIIRARQAAMIVVEAVESEPKVA, encoded by the coding sequence ATGACTGCTTTGCTCGATAGCGCGCCGCTGGGCGTCGCGGTGCGGATCGCCGGGATCGACTGGACTGCCATGTCCGAGGACGAAGGCCGCCGCCTGCGCGAATTCGGATTGATGGAAGGCGTCGAGGTCACCCCGCTCCACCGTGGCAGCCTCTTCTCGCGCGATCCGCTCGCGCTGTCGGTCGGACGCATGCGGGTGATCATCCGCGCGCGGCAGGCGGCGATGATCGTGGTCGAAGCGGTCGAGAGCGAGCCCAAAGTCGCATGA
- a CDS encoding acyl-CoA thioesterase: MAIEQVPLVDFRVHETVRVRFNEIDGQNIVFNAHYLVYADIGVTEYFRAIGEGQPGPYFHQYGTDIREVHCEIDYHAPARLDELITIAARISRFGRDNFTLHCGVFRGEERLTDIEISYAHIDLDSGGVTALPGSFIAEVRRFEKRMPVQA; encoded by the coding sequence ATGGCCATCGAACAGGTTCCGCTCGTCGATTTCCGCGTCCACGAAACGGTTCGTGTGCGCTTCAATGAAATCGACGGGCAGAATATCGTCTTCAACGCCCATTATCTCGTCTATGCCGACATCGGGGTGACCGAATATTTCCGCGCCATCGGCGAAGGACAGCCGGGCCCCTATTTCCATCAATATGGCACCGACATCCGCGAGGTGCATTGCGAGATCGATTATCACGCGCCGGCGCGACTCGACGAGCTGATCACCATCGCGGCGCGAATCAGCCGATTCGGGCGCGACAATTTCACGCTGCACTGCGGTGTCTTTCGCGGGGAGGAGCGGCTGACCGATATCGAGATCAGCTATGCGCATATCGATCTCGACAGCGGCGGCGTCACCGCGCTGCCGGGCAGCTTTATCGCCGAAGTCCGCCGGTTCGAGAAACGCATGCCCGTACAGGCCTGA
- the ribD gene encoding bifunctional diaminohydroxyphosphoribosylaminopyrimidine deaminase/5-amino-6-(5-phosphoribosylamino)uracil reductase RibD translates to MAAAIALSLRGRPAAAPNPNVGCILVNDGRVVGRGWTQAGGRPHAEAIALAAAGDAARGATAYVSLEPCAHASPRGPCCTDALIAAGVARVVIAAQDPDSRTNGKGIARLRDAGLSVVVDVMATEARIAMAPWWTRQAQDRPFVTLKLATSLDGCIARADGASRWITGARARAHGHLERARHAGILVGRGTFEADSPKLDVRLSGLESRSPQCFLLTSGAAPAGWTAVASPGSVAGVDSLLVEGGAGAASAFLAADRVDRLLLYRAPILIGGGKAALGDIGLTDLADAHGRWRLVDSRLLGSDRLDVYERVREGP, encoded by the coding sequence ATGGCGGCGGCGATCGCGCTGTCGCTGCGCGGGCGCCCGGCCGCGGCGCCCAATCCCAACGTCGGGTGTATCCTGGTCAACGACGGCCGCGTCGTCGGGCGCGGCTGGACCCAGGCGGGTGGCCGTCCGCATGCCGAGGCGATCGCGCTGGCTGCTGCGGGCGACGCGGCGCGCGGCGCGACCGCCTATGTCAGCCTCGAACCCTGCGCCCATGCCAGCCCGCGCGGACCCTGCTGCACCGATGCGCTGATCGCCGCCGGGGTGGCGCGGGTGGTGATCGCGGCGCAGGACCCCGATTCGCGCACCAATGGCAAGGGTATCGCGCGGCTGCGGGACGCGGGTCTTTCTGTCGTCGTCGATGTGATGGCGACCGAAGCGCGCATCGCGATGGCGCCGTGGTGGACGCGGCAGGCGCAGGACCGCCCGTTCGTCACGCTCAAGCTCGCGACCTCGCTCGACGGCTGCATCGCGCGCGCTGACGGGGCGAGCCGCTGGATCACCGGCGCACGCGCCCGCGCCCACGGCCATCTCGAACGCGCGCGGCACGCGGGCATTCTCGTCGGGCGCGGCACCTTCGAAGCCGATTCGCCCAAACTCGACGTCCGCCTTTCGGGACTCGAATCGCGCAGCCCGCAGTGTTTCCTTCTCACAAGTGGCGCCGCGCCCGCCGGCTGGACCGCGGTCGCTTCGCCCGGATCGGTCGCGGGGGTCGATTCGCTGCTCGTCGAGGGCGGCGCCGGCGCCGCCTCGGCCTTCCTCGCCGCCGACCGCGTCGACCGGCTGCTGCTCTACCGCGCCCCGATCCTGATCGGCGGCGGCAAAGCCGCGCTCGGCGACATCGGCCTCACCGACCTCGCCGATGCGCACGGCCGCTGGCGCCTCGTGGACAGCCGCCTGCTTGGCAGCGACCGGCTCGACGTCTACGAGCGGGTCAGAGAAGGACCCTAG
- a CDS encoding S9 family peptidase: protein MFMAAIATPLVAAPGAFAEEKETALTDNTPALSAAPVADKRPHEMTLHGKTLSDPYHWLKDDSYPVVDDKDVLDYVKAENAYFDAQMKPHAALVETLFQEMKGRIKEADSSVPQKDGDWTYWVEYEEGAEYKKWYRKPASGAGEAALILDEVAMAKDKDYFRLAELSISPNGKLMAYSFDDNGSERFEVCIRNLETGEMLPDVIPGTLSSLVWTSGNDAILYGLANENWRTDNVRLHKLGTPIADDKLLYKEADIGFGVGIGKTAADNYIVIATGDNETSEVYLLPADNPEAPMQLVSARKKGREYSVDERDGTLYIHTNDEHPNFRVATASVKTPGEWKTLIPGSDHSYITGFSVFRDYFVLEAREDGLDQVDVRQYDAPLTPGRIQFPAATYVAGLGDNPEYHQDKLRLDYESMVTPDTVYDYDLASGKLETLKVQEIPSGYDATQYVTERVNLPSRDGKTMIPASLVYKKGTKLDGSAPMHLYAYGSYGYRVPPGFSTTRLSLVDRGMVYAIAHVRGGDDLGREWYLEGKTDRRKNTFNDFIDVAKGLIAKKYTSAGKISVEGRSAGGQVMGVIYNEAPELWGAVLAGVPFVDVINTMVDETLPLTPGEWPEWGNPITDKAAFDYMLSYSPYDNVTAKAYPPMLVSAGLNDPRVTYWEPAKWVAKLRATRTNDATLLLRTNMGAGHAGKSGRWGALREDAEEFAFVLTQLGVEK from the coding sequence ATGTTTATGGCGGCAATTGCCACCCCGCTTGTCGCGGCCCCGGGCGCTTTCGCCGAAGAGAAAGAGACAGCATTGACCGACAACACCCCTGCCCTGTCCGCCGCCCCCGTCGCGGACAAGCGGCCGCACGAGATGACGCTGCACGGCAAGACGCTGTCCGATCCGTACCACTGGCTGAAGGATGACAGCTATCCGGTCGTCGATGACAAGGATGTGCTCGATTATGTCAAAGCCGAAAATGCGTATTTCGACGCGCAGATGAAGCCGCATGCGGCGCTGGTCGAGACTTTGTTCCAGGAGATGAAGGGCCGGATCAAGGAGGCCGATTCCTCGGTGCCGCAGAAGGACGGCGACTGGACCTATTGGGTCGAATATGAGGAGGGCGCCGAGTATAAGAAATGGTACCGCAAGCCCGCGTCAGGCGCCGGCGAGGCCGCGCTGATCCTCGACGAGGTCGCGATGGCGAAGGACAAGGATTATTTCCGCCTCGCCGAACTGTCGATCAGCCCCAACGGCAAGCTGATGGCCTATTCATTCGACGACAATGGCTCCGAACGCTTCGAGGTGTGCATCCGCAACCTCGAAACCGGTGAGATGTTGCCCGACGTCATCCCCGGCACCCTGTCGTCGCTGGTCTGGACCTCGGGCAATGACGCGATCCTCTATGGCCTCGCCAACGAGAATTGGCGCACCGACAATGTCCGACTGCACAAGCTCGGCACGCCGATCGCGGACGATAAATTGCTCTACAAGGAGGCCGACATCGGTTTCGGGGTCGGCATCGGCAAGACCGCCGCCGACAATTATATCGTCATCGCGACGGGTGATAACGAAACCAGCGAGGTCTATCTGCTCCCGGCCGACAATCCCGAGGCGCCGATGCAGCTGGTGTCGGCGCGGAAAAAGGGCCGCGAGTACAGCGTCGATGAACGCGACGGCACCCTCTACATCCACACCAATGACGAGCATCCCAACTTCCGCGTCGCCACCGCCAGCGTGAAAACGCCCGGCGAGTGGAAGACTTTGATCCCCGGGTCGGATCACAGCTACATCACCGGTTTCTCGGTGTTCCGCGATTATTTCGTGCTCGAGGCGCGCGAGGACGGGCTCGACCAGGTCGATGTCCGCCAATATGACGCGCCGCTGACCCCGGGCCGGATCCAGTTCCCCGCCGCTACTTATGTGGCGGGGCTTGGCGACAATCCCGAATATCATCAGGACAAGCTCCGGCTCGACTATGAATCGATGGTCACCCCCGACACCGTCTATGATTACGACCTCGCGAGCGGAAAGCTCGAAACGCTGAAGGTCCAGGAAATTCCCTCAGGTTACGACGCGACGCAATATGTAACCGAACGGGTTAACCTGCCGAGCCGCGACGGCAAGACGATGATCCCCGCCTCGCTCGTCTACAAAAAGGGGACGAAGCTCGACGGCAGCGCGCCGATGCACCTCTATGCCTATGGCAGCTACGGCTATCGCGTCCCGCCGGGCTTTTCGACGACGCGGCTCAGCCTCGTCGATCGCGGCATGGTCTATGCGATCGCGCATGTCCGCGGCGGCGACGATCTGGGCCGCGAATGGTATCTGGAGGGCAAGACCGACCGCCGCAAAAACACCTTCAACGATTTCATCGACGTCGCGAAGGGCCTGATCGCCAAAAAATATACCAGCGCCGGCAAGATTTCAGTCGAAGGTCGCTCGGCGGGCGGGCAGGTGATGGGGGTGATCTATAATGAAGCGCCCGAATTGTGGGGCGCGGTGCTCGCGGGGGTGCCCTTCGTCGACGTGATCAACACGATGGTCGACGAAACGCTACCGCTAACCCCCGGCGAATGGCCCGAATGGGGCAATCCGATCACCGACAAGGCGGCGTTCGATTATATGCTGAGCTACAGCCCCTATGACAATGTCACCGCCAAGGCCTATCCGCCGATGCTGGTGTCGGCAGGCCTCAACGACCCGCGCGTGACCTATTGGGAACCCGCCAAATGGGTCGCCAAGCTGCGCGCGACGCGCACCAACGACGCGACTTTGCTGCTGCGCACCAACATGGGCGCGGGCCACGCCGGCAAGTCGGGCCGCTGGGGCGCCCTGCGCGAGGATGCCGAGGAATTCGCCTTCGTGCTGACCCAGCTGGGGGTGGAGAAATAA
- a CDS encoding riboflavin synthase, with translation MFTGIITDIGTVRAREDRGDARLIIGTVFDIDSIALGASIACSGACLTVVDKGVDSDSNGPGGWFAIDASAETIACTAPGMWEPGRRLNLERALKVGDELGGHIVTGHVDAVGQIVSVTPVGDSWGLVISAPASLAPHIAAKGSITVEGVSLTVNDVTDQPDGSAHFTLNIIPHTRAMTTLDEAAAGRPVNLEIDILARYLARMQARG, from the coding sequence ATGTTCACCGGCATCATCACCGACATCGGCACCGTCCGCGCGCGCGAGGATCGCGGCGACGCGCGGCTGATCATCGGCACCGTCTTCGACATCGACAGCATCGCCCTCGGCGCCTCGATCGCCTGTTCTGGGGCGTGCCTGACCGTTGTCGATAAAGGCGTCGACAGCGACAGCAACGGCCCCGGCGGCTGGTTCGCGATCGACGCGAGCGCCGAAACCATCGCCTGCACCGCGCCGGGCATGTGGGAGCCGGGCCGCCGGCTCAACCTCGAACGCGCGTTGAAGGTCGGCGACGAACTTGGCGGCCATATCGTCACCGGCCATGTCGACGCCGTCGGACAGATCGTCTCGGTCACCCCGGTCGGCGACAGCTGGGGCCTCGTCATCTCGGCCCCCGCCAGCCTCGCGCCGCATATCGCCGCCAAGGGTTCGATCACCGTCGAGGGCGTGTCGCTGACCGTCAACGACGTCACCGACCAGCCCGACGGCAGCGCCCATTTCACCCTCAACATCATCCCGCACACCCGCGCGATGACGACGCTCGACGAGGCCGCGGCCGGGCGCCCGGTGAACCTCGAGATCGATATCCTCGCGCGCTATCTGGCGCGGATGCAGGCGCGCGGATGA